Proteins encoded together in one Canis lupus familiaris isolate Mischka breed German Shepherd chromosome 25, alternate assembly UU_Cfam_GSD_1.0, whole genome shotgun sequence window:
- the DEFB136 gene encoding beta-defensin 136 has translation MMRLCISGLLFLLLISLPSGNGLFGNDGVELRTCTALKGRCFFGCRVGWTWVAFCHNILSCCTKMKKNLPPQVKEP, from the exons ATGATGAGGCTCTGTATTTCTGGGTTGCTCTTCCTCCTGTTGATCTCACTGCCTTCAG ggaaTGGATTGTTTGGAAATGATGGAGTAGAACTTCGTACTTGCACTGCTCTTAAAGGCAGGTGCTTCTTCGGTTGCAGAGTGGGTTGGACATGGGTAGCATTCTGTCATAACATACTATCTTGTtgcacaaaaatgaagaaaaatttgcCACCCCAGGTCAAAGAGCCTTGA